In the genome of Massilia sp. UMI-21, the window CAGAATAGCGGCGACTGGTCCGGCGCCGGCGCCTTCTGGTCCGGCGCTGCCAGCTGCCGCCACACCGCCAGCTTCTGCTCGAAACTCATCGCCATGTGCGCTGGGGAACTCGACGGCAGCACCACGGTGCGATACCCATGCGCCGCGAACTGCGGCGCGAACTTGCCGGAAGCCTGACCGTTGAAGCCGACCGTTTCCAGCTGCGGACACAGCACGCGCAGGCGCGCGAAGTCGTTGGCGGCGGGCTTGCGGATGGCGGAATCCAGGCTGCCTTCGCGTTCGCAGCCCGCCAGTACGTCCCACACACCGACATGGTGCGCCAGCAGGCGCGGCAGGCGCTCGGGGTACGGCAGCGCGGCCAGGTCTTCGCCCATTACGGCAGAGATCAGGCGCCAGAACTGGTTGCGCGGGTGCGCGTAATACTGCCCCGCAGCGAGCGAGGCCGCGCCGGGAAAGCTGCCCAGCACGAGGATGCGCACGTCGGCGTCGATGACCGGCGCCAAGCCGGTCAGGGTCGGGGAAGCTGCTGTCGTCATGCCGGCATTGTAGCGGCGCCATCGGGGGCGCCGCGCTTCCATGCCGGACCGGTCTCAAGGCGGCGCAGCCGCCTGTCGGATCACTTCATCCAGACCGCGTAGTTGGTGCCCGAGGTCTGCAGGGTCCAGCCGGCGCCCGGGCTCCAGCTGTTCGGGCCGATCTTCATCGCCAGCTGGCGCGTGTTGCCGGTAATGATCGCCGCGTACAGGCCCTGGGTCGCCGCCTGGATCGCGACCGGCGAAGTCGAGGTGACGCCCGCCGTGCGGCGCGCCGCCATCAGCGCACTGATCGGCGTCTTCAGGTTCCAGTTGTAGATGTGCGGGTAGTAGACCGTCGGGATGCCGGGGTGGCTCAGGATGTAGGCATAACCCTGCATCACCGCGCCGCACGGCACCGGCCAGTGGTTCTGGCCGACGCCGCAGCTTTCCGAAGGACCGGTGTCGTGGTTGTCGACGAAGGTCACCGCCATCGCCGGCCACCAGCCGACCGCGCCCTGCGGCTTGCCGGAAGCATCGCGCAGGCGCCAGTAGTTGCCGTTGGCCAGGGCGTCGTTGAGCAGGCCCTTGGTCGTGAAGTCGAAGGCGCCGCAGCTGTTGCTGGTGCCGTTGATCCAGTTCATGATCTGCTGGCGGTGGGCGTCGACATTGTTCAGGTCGAGGTCGGTCCACAGCTCGCCCACGCAGAACTGGGCGCCGAAGGCGTTTGCGTACTTCCCGGCGTACTGGGCGCCGAAGCCTTTCACGTAGTCGAAACGCAGGCCGCTGAAGCCGATCGGCTTGATGGTGTAGTTGAGCCAGTTGATGATGCCATTCTGGGTTTCGCCCACATTCGTATGGTCGATGTCGCGGCCGGCGCTGAAGCCCGAGCCGGTATCGCCGCTGCCGAGCCCGCAGTTGCACTCGTCATTATTGGCGATGGTGTAGCGGGTCCAGTTGGGGTTGGTGAAATCGGACCAGCCGGTCGAGCCGACACGGTGGTTGACCACGACGTCGGCAATCGCCTTGATGCCATTGTTGGTGAAGGCGCGCACCACGTTGGTCAGCTCGGCCGAACTGCCGTAGCTGGAACCCAGATTGTTCAACTGGCGCGGCAGGTAGCCCTCCCGTGCCGCCGAGTCG includes:
- a CDS encoding DNA-deoxyinosine glycosylase produces the protein MTTAASPTLTGLAPVIDADVRILVLGSFPGAASLAAGQYYAHPRNQFWRLISAVMGEDLAALPYPERLPRLLAHHVGVWDVLAGCEREGSLDSAIRKPAANDFARLRVLCPQLETVGFNGQASGKFAPQFAAHGYRTVVLPSSSPAHMAMSFEQKLAVWRQLAAPDQKAPAPDQSPLF
- a CDS encoding alpha-amylase, whose amino-acid sequence is MKKKVSVTALLATSALMLSAHAGAATPPAQAGNSSAVLLQGFHWNSAGYSNPNWYNTLAGNVADLKAMGFSHVWLPPSSDSAAREGYLPRQLNNLGSSYGSSAELTNVVRAFTNNGIKAIADVVVNHRVGSTGWSDFTNPNWTRYTIANNDECNCGLGSGDTGSGFSAGRDIDHTNVGETQNGIINWLNYTIKPIGFSGLRFDYVKGFGAQYAGKYANAFGAQFCVGELWTDLDLNNVDAHRQQIMNWINGTSNSCGAFDFTTKGLLNDALANGNYWRLRDASGKPQGAVGWWPAMAVTFVDNHDTGPSESCGVGQNHWPVPCGAVMQGYAYILSHPGIPTVYYPHIYNWNLKTPISALMAARRTAGVTSTSPVAIQAATQGLYAAIITGNTRQLAMKIGPNSWSPGAGWTLQTSGTNYAVWMK